Proteins encoded within one genomic window of Tidjanibacter massiliensis:
- the prmC gene encoding peptide chain release factor N(5)-glutamine methyltransferase — translation MKRREVLERVRRAVPDAYTAGEARAIAFEVAECFCGFSRAEAVADPGAEAVADEGVLEEACRRIAAHVPLQYVTGRTEFYGLPFRVGEGVLIPRPETEELVQWIAADCAGIAGVCLLDIGTGSGAIAVALSRLLVAPTVDAADISPDALVFAAENAAVNGATVHFVQADATAPYDTFAGLLPRHRYDVVVSNPPYIPRSEYASMRDNVRLYEPAGALFVEDADPLLFYREIGHKAARLLDAGGRLFFEVHEDYACGVCKLLSGQGFVGVECRYDMNGKPRMVRCVKE, via the coding sequence ATGAAACGCAGGGAAGTGTTGGAAAGAGTACGGCGTGCCGTGCCCGATGCCTATACGGCAGGAGAGGCGCGTGCCATTGCGTTCGAGGTGGCCGAATGTTTCTGCGGCTTCTCGCGGGCGGAGGCCGTGGCCGACCCCGGCGCAGAGGCCGTGGCTGACGAAGGAGTGCTGGAGGAGGCGTGTCGGCGGATTGCAGCGCATGTCCCGTTGCAGTATGTGACCGGACGGACGGAATTTTACGGTCTGCCGTTCCGTGTCGGGGAGGGGGTGCTGATACCTCGCCCGGAGACTGAGGAGCTCGTGCAGTGGATTGCGGCCGACTGTGCCGGTATTGCGGGAGTGTGTCTGCTGGATATCGGGACGGGCAGCGGGGCCATTGCTGTCGCGCTTTCCCGTTTGCTTGTCGCCCCGACGGTCGATGCGGCGGACATCTCGCCCGATGCGCTGGTTTTTGCGGCGGAAAATGCGGCCGTGAACGGCGCAACGGTGCATTTCGTACAGGCCGATGCGACGGCGCCGTACGATACGTTCGCCGGACTGCTGCCGCGGCACCGTTACGATGTCGTCGTATCCAATCCGCCCTATATTCCCCGCTCGGAGTATGCCTCCATGCGTGACAATGTGCGGTTGTACGAGCCCGCCGGGGCACTGTTCGTGGAGGACGCCGACCCATTGCTTTTCTATCGGGAAATCGGACATAAGGCCGCCCGGCTGCTGGATGCCGGAGGCCGGCTCTTTTTCGAGGTGCACGAAGATTATGCCTGCGGCGTTTGCAAGCTGTTGTCGGGGCAGGGGTTCGTCGGGGTGGAGTGCCGGTACGATATGAACGGCAAGCCGAGGATGGTACGGTGTGTGAAGGAGTGA
- a CDS encoding regulatory protein RecX, with translation MKEKEEEAGPHGKRAKSAEEALAGLMRYAARAERSSGDALRLMRRWNVPEADRERILHRLCESGFIDDRRFAAAYVREKSSLAGWGVHKIRAGLRAKGIPSDLVEEAVVREYETGAVADRLQELLDRKLRSVSGTAYEVKGKLVRFGLSRGYDYDIVVEAASRAVARTGAEEEEE, from the coding sequence ATGAAGGAGAAGGAAGAGGAGGCAGGGCCCCACGGAAAGCGGGCCAAAAGTGCGGAGGAGGCGCTGGCAGGGTTGATGCGCTATGCTGCCCGGGCGGAGCGTTCCAGCGGCGATGCGCTGCGGCTGATGCGTCGGTGGAACGTGCCCGAAGCCGATAGGGAACGGATACTGCATCGGCTGTGCGAGTCGGGATTCATCGACGACCGTCGCTTCGCCGCTGCCTATGTGCGCGAAAAGTCCTCGCTGGCGGGATGGGGCGTGCACAAGATACGGGCGGGACTCCGTGCCAAGGGAATACCGTCCGACCTTGTCGAAGAGGCCGTTGTGCGGGAGTACGAAACCGGCGCCGTGGCCGACCGACTGCAGGAGCTGCTCGACCGGAAACTTCGGAGCGTGTCGGGCACGGCATATGAAGTGAAGGGGAAACTCGTCCGTTTCGGCCTCTCGCGCGGTTACGATTACGATATTGTGGTAGAGGCGGCTTCGCGGGCCGTCGCACGGACGGGAGCGGAGGAAGAGGAGGAGTGA
- a CDS encoding M23 family metallopeptidase yields the protein MLKRYKQGALRNGAAETRERMKEMVRTGCRRLRLSVGVCLVCAALQGGTAHAQDYGKPLDMPVLQSSSNFGKLRSTRFHSGVDFRTGGVEGKRVLAVEDGQIYRIGVKPYGYGNVVYVAHPDGNISVYGHLSKFTPEVEAYVRSERYRQQRNDIDLFPEAGRFPVKRGEVIGLSGNSGNSFGPHLHFEIREGASQRTVNPIARGYYRVKDDLPPRIFGVSYYLVDTLMGVPVHTLAGRAAAIGGSGARYTLEAPMVLPGRGYFCVETMDRKNDVSGSMATYRIVLSVDGQTRLEYLMDGFTFGENHFAKVLSDYVLNGTTSNDVFRLAVLNEGAMPFYPRAVGRGLIDPASGIDEVRIEVEDDSGNTAVLTFPVTYDPSAAAATVSIPTDAEAVDFRRHYSRTTDGLKVTIPAGALYESLFYEQEKLSGRPAVTVGKGTHILSDFYAVHDASVPLQAPVTLSFRADVPEELRERVVIARLTDKGRLAAAPAKYADGAVTGRASLFGIWCAAADTVNPTVTPSFRSGTDMSGERRIGFRISDDFSGVASYSATVDGEWVMLEHDTVHGMLYHYFDDEVCGTGRRHEVELRVTDGAGNTAVYRGSYYR from the coding sequence ATGTTGAAACGATATAAGCAGGGAGCGCTTCGTAATGGGGCGGCCGAAACGAGGGAGCGTATGAAAGAGATGGTTCGGACCGGATGCCGGAGACTGCGGCTGTCGGTGGGCGTGTGTTTGGTTTGTGCGGCGTTGCAGGGCGGTACGGCGCATGCACAGGATTATGGAAAGCCGCTCGATATGCCGGTACTGCAAAGCTCTTCCAATTTCGGGAAGCTTCGTTCCACCCGTTTCCATTCGGGCGTTGATTTCCGTACCGGGGGCGTCGAGGGGAAGCGGGTGCTTGCCGTCGAGGACGGACAGATTTACCGTATTGGCGTGAAGCCTTACGGTTACGGCAATGTGGTCTATGTGGCGCATCCGGACGGCAATATCTCGGTCTACGGCCATCTCAGTAAATTTACTCCGGAGGTGGAGGCGTACGTGCGCAGTGAGCGTTACCGGCAGCAACGCAACGACATCGACCTTTTTCCCGAGGCGGGTCGTTTCCCCGTAAAGCGGGGCGAAGTCATCGGCCTGTCGGGCAATTCGGGCAACTCGTTCGGCCCGCATCTCCACTTCGAGATACGCGAAGGGGCCTCGCAGCGGACGGTGAACCCTATTGCAAGGGGATATTACCGAGTGAAAGATGACCTGCCGCCCCGGATATTTGGTGTCAGCTACTATCTGGTGGATACGCTCATGGGCGTCCCGGTGCACACGCTTGCGGGAAGGGCTGCCGCAATCGGAGGAAGCGGTGCCCGTTATACGCTGGAGGCTCCCATGGTACTGCCCGGCCGGGGGTATTTCTGCGTGGAGACGATGGACAGGAAGAACGATGTAAGCGGCTCGATGGCTACCTACCGCATCGTACTTTCGGTTGATGGCCAAACGCGTTTGGAATATCTGATGGACGGCTTCACTTTCGGGGAGAACCATTTTGCCAAGGTGCTGTCGGATTACGTGCTGAACGGTACCACCTCCAACGACGTATTCCGCCTGGCCGTACTGAACGAGGGGGCGATGCCTTTCTACCCTCGGGCCGTGGGGCGCGGCCTGATAGACCCCGCATCGGGCATCGACGAGGTCCGTATCGAGGTGGAGGACGACAGCGGCAATACGGCCGTACTGACTTTCCCCGTGACGTATGACCCCTCGGCCGCCGCTGCGACGGTCAGTATCCCGACCGATGCCGAGGCGGTGGATTTCCGGCGTCACTACTCCCGGACGACGGACGGGCTCAAGGTCACCATTCCTGCCGGCGCACTTTACGAATCGCTGTTCTACGAGCAGGAGAAACTCTCCGGCCGGCCTGCCGTGACGGTGGGAAAAGGGACGCATATCCTGTCGGATTTCTATGCCGTCCATGATGCGTCGGTACCCTTGCAGGCTCCCGTGACACTCTCTTTCCGGGCCGACGTGCCGGAAGAGCTGCGCGAACGGGTGGTCATTGCACGTCTTACCGATAAGGGGCGGCTTGCCGCCGCACCGGCGAAATATGCCGACGGTGCCGTGACGGGGCGTGCTTCCCTCTTCGGGATATGGTGTGCCGCGGCTGATACGGTAAACCCGACCGTCACGCCATCGTTCAGGTCGGGAACCGATATGTCCGGCGAGCGGCGCATCGGTTTCCGTATAAGCGACGATTTTTCCGGCGTCGCCTCCTATTCCGCGACGGTGGACGGAGAGTGGGTGATGCTCGAACACGATACGGTGCACGGGATGCTTTACCACTATTTCGATGACGAGGTGTGCGGTACGGGCAGGCGGCACGAGGTGGAGCTCCGGGTTACGGACGGTGCCGGCAATACCGCTGTTTACAGGGGCAGCTATTACAGATAG
- a CDS encoding aminotransferase class IV encodes MTPPQHIYLNGVLLDGRQETLSAQRLLQDNYVHAAVNTSAHSPLYLEKHLAYAAESYRKLYGTVPQFDTMQLRKGIAALLDADRMPRLGNIVRIYLLPSQRSGDAVPDLLAMADHSTIYRGYELISIRPKAILTNYEIPFCGHRTAVSLTTSRYMQAFAERTGCHVALHCNRAERLISCGEYPVFLARDGALFTPPAETFPACTERDLMFRACSLAGIPITERNIAASEIPGADELMVFNHTGLQSLLSLGNYYFYNLLALRIEKVLRTVTEEGLQA; translated from the coding sequence ATGACCCCGCCGCAGCACATCTACCTCAACGGTGTCCTGCTCGACGGAAGACAGGAAACGCTCTCCGCACAGAGACTCTTACAAGACAACTACGTCCATGCCGCGGTGAACACTTCCGCCCACAGTCCGCTCTATCTGGAGAAGCACCTCGCATACGCCGCCGAATCCTACCGTAAACTCTACGGCACCGTGCCGCAGTTCGATACAATGCAACTGCGCAAAGGAATAGCGGCCCTGCTGGATGCCGACCGCATGCCCCGGCTGGGCAACATCGTCCGCATCTACCTGCTGCCTTCGCAGCGGAGCGGCGATGCCGTGCCCGACCTGCTGGCAATGGCCGACCACTCCACCATATACCGCGGTTACGAGCTCATCAGCATCCGCCCCAAAGCGATACTAACCAACTACGAGATTCCCTTCTGCGGCCATCGTACCGCCGTATCGCTTACGACCTCACGCTACATGCAGGCGTTCGCGGAGCGTACCGGCTGCCATGTAGCCCTGCACTGCAACCGGGCCGAACGCCTCATATCATGCGGCGAATACCCGGTTTTCCTTGCCCGCGACGGCGCCCTCTTCACCCCGCCGGCAGAGACGTTTCCCGCCTGCACCGAACGCGACCTGATGTTCCGGGCCTGCTCCCTGGCGGGCATCCCCATCACGGAACGCAACATCGCCGCCTCGGAAATCCCCGGCGCCGACGAACTGATGGTCTTCAACCATACGGGGCTCCAAAGCCTCCTCTCGCTGGGAAATTACTACTTCTACAACCTGCTCGCCCTGCGCATCGAAAAGGTGCTCCGTACCGTTACGGAAGAGGGGCTGCAAGCCTGA
- the holA gene encoding DNA polymerase III subunit delta — translation MAKGSGKTTFKDTVTAYERLRREIAAGRYAPVYLLMGEEGYFIDRIADQLAGTVLTEAERDFNQIVVYGKDTDEGTIINYARQMPMMGHYEVVIVKEAQSLRKPEQLSLYTAAPSPSTILVVCYKGKSLDKRTQLYKHIVQKGEVLESVRPRDYEITAWLGDFVQSKGCTIEPKALGMLTDHLGTDISRISNELAKLLTFLPEGTKRITAQHIEDNIGISKDFNNFELTKAISEKNMARAMLIADHFRRNPKDNPLTVTLSALFTHFQRIFIVNYKRWEIRHKNVPAPSDAELSALLKLPNPFFLNEYKQAANLYPNRKVFNILGLLREYDMRSKGIGGGPQDDGELLRELLLKIFMT, via the coding sequence ATGGCGAAAGGGAGCGGAAAGACGACATTCAAAGATACCGTAACGGCCTACGAAAGGCTCCGGCGGGAGATTGCCGCCGGCAGGTACGCTCCGGTCTATCTGCTCATGGGCGAGGAGGGATACTTCATCGACCGCATCGCCGACCAACTGGCCGGCACGGTACTCACCGAGGCCGAACGGGACTTCAACCAAATCGTGGTCTACGGGAAAGATACCGACGAGGGAACCATCATCAACTACGCACGGCAAATGCCCATGATGGGCCACTACGAAGTGGTCATCGTCAAGGAGGCGCAGTCGCTCCGCAAACCCGAACAGCTCTCGCTCTACACGGCTGCCCCCTCGCCCTCCACCATCCTCGTCGTCTGCTACAAGGGCAAGAGCCTCGACAAGCGCACGCAGCTCTACAAGCACATCGTGCAAAAGGGCGAAGTACTCGAATCGGTACGTCCGCGCGACTACGAAATCACGGCCTGGCTGGGCGACTTCGTCCAATCGAAGGGGTGCACGATAGAGCCCAAGGCGCTGGGAATGCTTACCGACCATCTCGGCACGGACATCTCCCGCATCTCCAACGAACTTGCCAAGCTGCTTACCTTCCTGCCCGAAGGAACGAAACGAATCACCGCGCAGCACATCGAGGACAACATAGGTATCAGCAAGGATTTCAACAACTTCGAATTGACGAAAGCTATTTCGGAGAAGAACATGGCCCGCGCCATGCTCATTGCCGACCACTTCCGGCGCAACCCGAAGGACAATCCGCTGACGGTGACACTGAGCGCCCTGTTCACCCATTTCCAGCGCATCTTCATCGTCAATTACAAACGGTGGGAGATTCGTCACAAAAACGTTCCGGCCCCTTCGGACGCCGAACTGAGCGCCCTGCTGAAACTGCCCAACCCCTTCTTCCTCAATGAATACAAACAGGCGGCCAACCTCTACCCCAACCGTAAGGTATTCAATATCCTCGGCCTGCTACGCGAATACGACATGCGAAGCAAAGGCATCGGAGGCGGCCCGCAGGACGACGGCGAACTGCTGCGGGAACTGCTGCTCAAAATCTTCATGACATGA
- the tilS gene encoding tRNA lysidine(34) synthetase TilS has product MLEEKFQRYIREHALVEPDDRILLTVSGGVDSMVMMDLFVSSGYKVGVAHCNFQLRGEESDEDETLVQMRAAGYGLPFFNRRFDTQGEMEATGESVQIAARRLRYEWFRELSAEHGYDAIAIAHHADDSIETFFINLMRGTGLKGLTGIHRVNGKIIRPLLFASRREILDYATAHGIPFREDSSNRSTKYMRNKIRLGIVPILRTINPNFTELMGANISRLTDAQLFIDRCIETIMQQAVTPADGIVTIDPAAIDPRMPLNYVIYEIMSSGYGFKGDVVDGLMEALQRGATGRRFYSKDYAAYIDRGRIIVVPVAGEDPCETELTATAHKVYCGNSVILARHTDIDNIESLRQPENVALLDADLLQWPLKLRRWHEGDAFVPFGMNGRKKVSDFLINEKVSLPEKNRQFVLVSGDDIVWVVGRRIDDRYRVSDRTENILLLRREII; this is encoded by the coding sequence ATGCTCGAAGAGAAATTTCAAAGGTATATCAGAGAACACGCGCTGGTGGAACCGGACGACAGGATACTGCTCACCGTCAGCGGAGGCGTGGATTCGATGGTCATGATGGACCTTTTCGTGTCGTCCGGCTACAAGGTCGGTGTTGCGCACTGCAACTTCCAGTTGCGCGGAGAGGAGTCGGACGAGGACGAAACGCTCGTACAGATGCGTGCCGCAGGGTACGGTCTCCCCTTTTTCAACCGCCGGTTCGACACGCAGGGCGAAATGGAAGCCACCGGAGAATCGGTACAGATAGCCGCCCGGAGGCTGCGCTATGAATGGTTCCGCGAACTGAGCGCCGAGCACGGCTACGACGCCATCGCCATCGCCCACCATGCCGACGACTCCATCGAAACGTTCTTCATCAACCTGATGCGGGGCACGGGGCTCAAGGGGCTCACCGGCATCCACAGGGTAAACGGGAAAATCATCCGCCCGCTGCTCTTCGCCTCCCGCCGGGAGATACTCGACTACGCCACGGCCCACGGCATCCCCTTCCGGGAGGACTCCTCGAACCGCTCGACGAAGTACATGCGCAACAAGATACGGCTCGGCATCGTCCCGATACTGCGCACCATCAATCCGAACTTCACCGAACTCATGGGGGCCAACATCAGCAGGCTGACCGATGCCCAGCTCTTCATTGACCGCTGCATCGAAACAATCATGCAGCAGGCGGTGACGCCTGCGGACGGAATCGTCACCATCGACCCCGCAGCGATAGACCCGCGGATGCCGCTCAACTACGTGATATATGAAATCATGAGTTCCGGATACGGTTTCAAGGGCGACGTCGTGGACGGACTGATGGAGGCGCTCCAGCGCGGAGCCACCGGCCGGCGGTTCTATTCGAAGGATTACGCCGCCTACATCGACCGGGGACGGATAATCGTCGTCCCGGTCGCCGGAGAAGACCCCTGCGAAACGGAGCTCACCGCCACGGCACACAAGGTCTACTGCGGCAACAGCGTGATACTCGCCCGCCACACCGACATCGACAATATCGAGAGCCTCCGCCAGCCCGAAAACGTCGCACTGCTGGATGCCGACCTGCTCCAGTGGCCGCTGAAGCTGCGCAGATGGCACGAAGGCGACGCGTTCGTCCCCTTCGGAATGAACGGCCGCAAGAAAGTCAGTGATTTTCTGATAAACGAGAAGGTATCGCTGCCGGAGAAGAACCGGCAGTTCGTACTCGTGAGCGGAGACGACATCGTCTGGGTTGTCGGCCGGCGTATCGACGACCGCTACCGGGTATCGGACAGGACCGAGAACATCCTTCTGCTGAGAAGGGAAATCATATAG
- the murB gene encoding UDP-N-acetylmuramate dehydrogenase — protein sequence MTREILHADLLGRNSFGVAATADRIVEFSDAASLRDYLAAHEDIRQGKLGVLGGGNNILFTEDFHGTLLHPAGEGFSVTGSSGNSVSVRAEAGLDWEKFVERCIGLGLWGTENLTAIPGTVGAAPVQNIGAYGAEAKDIVESVETLDLATLKEVSIAGCHCGFGYRDSIFKGVLKGRAVITAVTFRLSRTPRPNLGYDALAREVEDAGGATLENIRTAVRRIRGEKLPDPAVTGNAGSFFKNPVVDGELAERIKREYPDMPSYPVPEGVKIPAGWLIEKTGWKGASLGRAGVYGKQALILVNLGGATGNEVTALARRITDDVETRFGIRIATEVNIW from the coding sequence ATGACAAGGGAAATCCTGCATGCCGACCTGTTGGGACGGAACAGTTTCGGCGTCGCCGCCACCGCCGACCGCATCGTGGAGTTCAGCGATGCAGCCTCGTTGCGCGACTACCTCGCTGCACACGAAGACATCCGGCAGGGAAAGCTCGGTGTTTTGGGCGGAGGCAACAACATCCTCTTTACGGAGGATTTTCACGGAACGCTGCTGCACCCCGCAGGCGAAGGTTTCTCGGTCACGGGCTCCTCGGGCAACAGCGTCTCGGTACGGGCAGAAGCGGGACTCGACTGGGAGAAGTTCGTGGAACGGTGCATCGGCCTCGGTCTGTGGGGGACGGAAAACCTGACGGCGATACCGGGAACGGTCGGCGCCGCTCCGGTACAGAACATCGGAGCCTACGGAGCCGAAGCGAAGGATATCGTCGAATCCGTCGAGACCCTCGACCTGGCCACGCTTAAGGAGGTCTCCATCGCAGGATGCCACTGCGGTTTCGGTTACCGCGACAGCATTTTCAAGGGGGTACTGAAAGGCCGGGCGGTCATTACGGCCGTCACTTTCCGGCTCTCGCGCACCCCGCGCCCCAACCTCGGCTACGACGCACTCGCACGCGAAGTGGAGGATGCTGGCGGGGCGACACTGGAGAACATACGGACGGCTGTCCGGCGGATACGCGGCGAGAAACTGCCCGACCCGGCCGTCACGGGCAACGCGGGCAGCTTCTTCAAGAACCCGGTAGTGGACGGCGAACTGGCCGAAAGAATAAAACGGGAATATCCCGACATGCCCTCCTATCCGGTGCCGGAGGGGGTGAAGATACCGGCCGGCTGGCTGATAGAAAAGACCGGCTGGAAAGGAGCCTCGCTGGGCCGGGCAGGCGTTTACGGCAAACAGGCGCTCATCCTCGTGAATCTGGGCGGAGCAACGGGCAACGAGGTCACGGCGCTGGCCCGACGGATAACCGACGACGTGGAGACCCGGTTCGGTATCCGAATAGCGACCGAAGTGAACATATGGTGA
- a CDS encoding DUF4301 family protein gives MLDRRDWECVKAHGIDPEAVEAQLVGFREGFPYLDVVRPASVGDGILRLDDSRLAALGRRYDRACGVCRVVKFVPASGAATRMFRELFGYLSSGEENRVTAEVLGALERFAFYDRLRRLLPPGASPEDVVRGIVGPGGLGYGNMPKALILFHRYPAEVRTALEEHLTEGAQYAACGGRVAVHFTVSPEHAGDFGRVFDAALPKYGERFGVEYDVTVSVQKSSTDTIAVNPDNTPFRNGDGSLLFRPAGHGALIENLNEMDADLVFIKNIDNVTTDSRRGDTVVYKKALAGLLLEVQEKIHGYLRMLEEETPAAEGVDAAEAFVRDILHVELPEGFGARAAADRVAFLCRVLDRPVRVCGMVRNEGEPGGGPFFARSADGLVSLQIAESSQIAPERREAVMGGATHFNPVDIVCGVRGPRGRKYDLTRYVDRSTGFISEKSKDGKPLKAMELPGLWNGAMSDWNTLFVEVPATTFTPVKVVTDLLRPGHQE, from the coding sequence ATGCTGGATAGACGCGATTGGGAGTGCGTGAAGGCCCACGGTATCGATCCGGAAGCGGTGGAAGCGCAGCTTGTCGGTTTTAGAGAGGGATTTCCGTACCTCGATGTGGTGCGTCCCGCTTCCGTGGGCGACGGTATTCTCCGTCTCGATGACAGCCGGCTGGCCGCTTTGGGGCGTCGTTACGACAGGGCCTGCGGCGTATGCCGCGTGGTGAAGTTCGTGCCTGCCTCGGGTGCGGCGACGAGGATGTTCCGGGAGCTGTTCGGGTATCTCTCCTCCGGGGAGGAGAACCGGGTGACTGCCGAGGTACTCGGTGCGCTGGAGCGATTCGCGTTTTACGACCGTTTGCGGCGGCTTCTGCCCCCCGGCGCTTCGCCGGAGGATGTCGTCCGCGGTATCGTAGGGCCCGGCGGACTCGGGTACGGAAATATGCCCAAGGCGCTGATACTTTTCCACCGCTATCCCGCCGAAGTGCGCACGGCTTTGGAAGAACACCTGACCGAGGGGGCGCAGTATGCGGCGTGCGGGGGCCGGGTAGCGGTGCATTTTACCGTATCGCCCGAACATGCCGGCGATTTCGGCAGAGTGTTCGATGCCGCGCTTCCGAAGTACGGCGAGCGGTTCGGTGTGGAGTACGATGTCACCGTGTCGGTACAGAAAAGCTCGACCGATACGATAGCCGTGAATCCGGACAATACGCCTTTCCGGAACGGCGACGGTTCGCTTCTGTTCCGTCCGGCCGGTCACGGAGCGTTGATTGAGAACCTGAACGAGATGGATGCCGACCTCGTTTTCATCAAGAATATAGACAATGTGACCACCGATTCCCGTCGGGGCGATACGGTGGTTTACAAGAAGGCGCTGGCCGGGCTGCTCCTCGAAGTGCAGGAGAAGATTCACGGCTACCTGAGAATGCTGGAAGAGGAGACGCCTGCCGCCGAAGGCGTCGATGCGGCGGAGGCTTTCGTGCGCGATATCCTGCATGTGGAACTGCCCGAAGGATTCGGGGCGCGTGCGGCGGCCGACCGGGTCGCGTTTCTGTGCCGGGTGCTCGACCGGCCGGTACGGGTGTGCGGCATGGTGCGCAACGAGGGGGAACCGGGCGGAGGCCCGTTCTTTGCACGCAGTGCCGACGGGCTCGTATCGCTGCAGATAGCCGAGTCGTCGCAGATAGCGCCTGAACGGAGGGAAGCGGTCATGGGCGGCGCCACCCATTTCAATCCGGTGGATATCGTGTGCGGCGTGCGCGGCCCAAGGGGGCGCAAATACGACCTGACACGCTATGTGGACCGTTCGACCGGATTCATCTCCGAAAAGTCCAAGGACGGAAAGCCGCTGAAGGCGATGGAGCTGCCTGGATTGTGGAACGGTGCCATGTCGGATTGGAACACCTTGTTCGTAGAGGTTCCCGCGACGACCTTTACCCCGGTAAAAGTGGTGACCGACCTGCTTCGTCCCGGCCATCAGGAGTGA
- a CDS encoding DUF2764 family protein: protein MFRKDYYCLIAGLREYSLDAEKKGFDAPAIIAEIKEELSARDRRTVELFYTYYDIENIVSLRAGREHFSALGNLSREELQEELVSPSRLPLFLGRVITAFNAADKEGEGTDVSEEVDMEKSLERNLFAAYYAACARSSSKFMRRWAEFDRTLRNIAAAFAARRRGIPVAEVIVGTGDIESALARSSAADFGIKGEVAYVDRVMLAVADDSNLVEKENRMDAIRWEMADELTLTNYFDLDFILGYLVKVNIIHRWAALDPQRGREMLGRLVEGLTASGTLPDM from the coding sequence ATGTTTCGGAAAGATTACTATTGTCTCATCGCAGGGCTCAGGGAGTATTCGCTCGATGCAGAGAAGAAGGGTTTCGATGCCCCGGCCATCATCGCGGAGATAAAGGAGGAGCTCTCTGCGCGTGACCGCAGGACGGTGGAGCTGTTCTATACGTATTACGATATAGAGAATATCGTCAGCCTCCGGGCCGGTAGGGAGCACTTCTCGGCGTTGGGCAATCTTTCGCGCGAGGAGCTGCAGGAGGAGCTCGTCTCCCCGTCGCGGCTTCCCCTCTTCCTCGGCCGGGTGATAACCGCTTTCAATGCGGCCGACAAGGAGGGGGAAGGTACGGACGTCAGCGAGGAGGTGGATATGGAGAAGTCTCTCGAACGGAATCTGTTCGCTGCCTATTATGCCGCGTGCGCCCGGTCGTCGTCGAAGTTCATGAGGAGGTGGGCGGAGTTCGACCGGACACTGCGTAACATAGCGGCCGCATTCGCCGCACGGCGTCGCGGGATTCCCGTGGCGGAGGTCATCGTGGGTACGGGCGATATAGAGAGTGCGCTCGCACGCAGCTCCGCAGCCGATTTCGGAATCAAGGGAGAAGTCGCTTATGTGGACCGCGTGATGCTTGCCGTGGCCGACGACAGCAATCTGGTGGAGAAGGAGAACCGGATGGATGCCATCCGTTGGGAAATGGCCGACGAACTCACCCTGACGAACTATTTCGATTTGGATTTCATCCTCGGCTATCTGGTCAAGGTGAATATCATCCACCGGTGGGCGGCGCTCGACCCGCAGCGCGGACGGGAGATGCTCGGCAGACTCGTGGAGGGTCTGACGGCGTCCGGAACGCTGCCCGACATGTAA